The nucleotide sequence GTTGTTGAATTATCTGAAATATTAACAAAAAATTCCAAAGGAATGGAGTTTTCTCCTTGCTTCTCATGCTCTGTAATTAAAAGGCGTTTGTTGGGAAAATTGGCTAAAGAAATTGCTGAAAAGGAAAACATCCCTCATGAAAAAGTTAAGTTAGCTTATGGACATAATTTAGATGACAATTCAGATACAATTTTAGCTAATATTTTTAAAGGAGAGAGATTAAAGTTTATGAGGCCATTAACGAGGTTTAAATACAACGAGGTTGATTATCAGAGCTTTAAAATTCCGTTGGAGGAGTGCATAATCATTAGACCTATGCTTCCTGTGTTGGAGAGAGATATAATAAAAGCTCTCGAAGAGTGTGGAATAGAGTATTACAAAGATAAGGATATGTGTCCATATAGTAGAGATAGAGGAGATAGTGTAAGAAGGAGATGCCACGAAATTTTGGAGAAGTTGGAGGATGAAATACCAAACATTAGGGAGATGGTAGTTAGCTCTGCTTTAAAAACAGTTGAATATTATAGCAAAAATCCTTATGATGAGGGTAGTATTTAATTTAACTTATTTGGAGGATTTTTAATTTAATTTCTAAGGAGTTGTATATTTGGAATTGTTTTTAGATTTTTTATAAATTAGCCAAATAAAATTTCCCCAACTAATAAATCAAATCTTTATATTAGAAAGATAAAGAAATTTTTAAATATAAGTAGGTTTATATTGTGGGATGGTTATTCATCCTTAGAAAAATAAGGCATAGAAAAGCTTAAATATAGGAAGAGTTTAAAACTATTGTAGTGGATATTGCCCCTATTAAAATCAGACCTCTTGGAGGATGGAAATACTATCACTTTTACGTGCTGTGTATCTTCTATCTAAATATCTATTAAAATCAGACCTCTTAGAGGCTGAAGACAATCTTAAATCTTTAAATTTGTTTGCTATTATCAAAAAAAGCTTAATTAAAAAAATTATTTAAAAAAATCTTGCTCCCTGCTTAGTTCCTCTTTTTTTCAATATTTCACTTACTTTGTTCATAATCTTCAATCTGCCGAGATACCATTCTGGAGATACCTTAATGTTTTCTGGAACTCTGTCCTTAGATAATCTTTGAATTAGCACATAAGGAGACAAATGCTCTAAAAAATCACAAACTAAATTTATATATTGCTTTTCATCTAAAGTTTTGTATTCTCCTTTCCAATACAACTCTTCCAATTTTGTGCCTTTAATGACAACTAATGGATAAATTTTAACTGCTTCAATTTCTAATAAAGATAAGATTTTTGCAGTTTCCATCATCTCTATCCAAGTTTCCCCAGGTAGAGCTAAAATTACATGACCACAAACTTTTATTCCCCTTTTGTGACATTCTTTTATTGCTTTTATTATATCAGATACATTATGCCCTCTATTTAAAATATCAAGTGTTTTTTGATGCATACTTTGAATTCCTAAATCTATCCAAATGTCATAGCCATTTTCAACATACTCAGCCAATATATCAAGTTTTTCTTTTTCTAAGCAATCTGGTCGAGTTCCTATTGATAATCCAATAACATCTTCATAAGATAGGCAAAAATCCCAAATTTCTTTTAGTTTTTCTACTGGTGCATAGGTATTAGTTCCGGGATAAAAATAGATGCAGAATTTTTTAAATCCCTTCTTTCTTTGATTTTCCATTTGTTTTTCAATTTGCTCTTTTAATGGGATTTTTGCATTGCAGTATTTAACAGATATCGGCCTTCCCATTTTTGGACAATATATGCATCCATTATTTTTTTTGTGGGGGCAGGAAAGACCAATATCAACAGGAATTTTGAAAATTTTCTGTTTGAATTTTTTCTTT is from Methanocaldococcus bathoardescens and encodes:
- a CDS encoding ATP-binding protein, with the translated sequence MAEINLRELKKYANPFFLTIRKDKILVNNKRMARLSRTKMDKIEEEFGVPVVYSKTYEYVSTKVGRFINKHKIIAPRDVVIVGLSGGKDSLLLLHLLEVYRRKYGIKLMAVTVDVNIGGIRPWSEDKEGVKLIKHHCEMLDVPHLILKNDLDVVELSEILTKNSKGMEFSPCFSCSVIKRRLLGKLAKEIAEKENIPHEKVKLAYGHNLDDNSDTILANIFKGERLKFMRPLTRFKYNEVDYQSFKIPLEECIIIRPMLPVLERDIIKALEECGIEYYKDKDMCPYSRDRGDSVRRRCHEILEKLEDEIPNIREMVVSSALKTVEYYSKNPYDEGSI
- a CDS encoding TIGR01212 family radical SAM protein (This family includes YhcC from E. coli K-12, an uncharacterized radical SAM protein.) is translated as MFNDEDIKIIDEIYNEGHLFAQYGIYIKKKFKQKIFKIPVDIGLSCPHKKNNGCIYCPKMGRPISVKYCNAKIPLKEQIEKQMENQRKKGFKKFCIYFYPGTNTYAPVEKLKEIWDFCLSYEDVIGLSIGTRPDCLEKEKLDILAEYVENGYDIWIDLGIQSMHQKTLDILNRGHNVSDIIKAIKECHKRGIKVCGHVILALPGETWIEMMETAKILSLLEIEAVKIYPLVVIKGTKLEELYWKGEYKTLDEKQYINLVCDFLEHLSPYVLIQRLSKDRVPENIKVSPEWYLGRLKIMNKVSEILKKRGTKQGARFF